One stretch of Muribaculum intestinale DNA includes these proteins:
- a CDS encoding phosphoribosylanthranilate isomerase has product MTRNRQPLHAEMMIKVCGMKDADNIRNVAALTPMMMGFIFYPGSPRYAGDLDADVVRSLPGHVRPVGVFVNSEEHEVIEICRSYGIKIVQLHGEESPAMCGSLRRQGFTVFKAVGIATAADFSMLSEYEGCVDMFLFDTKSPQHGGTGCQFDHSLLEKYSLDVPYLLSGGIGPGDIDTVVAAMRPGMAGIDINSRFEVAPGVKNLRALIQFILSLRSFNEYESDNTPFWEK; this is encoded by the coding sequence ATGACACGCAACAGACAACCGCTCCACGCCGAAATGATGATAAAGGTATGTGGAATGAAAGATGCGGATAATATAAGGAATGTAGCGGCGCTTACTCCGATGATGATGGGATTCATATTCTATCCCGGGTCGCCGCGCTATGCCGGTGACCTCGATGCCGATGTCGTGCGCTCTCTCCCGGGCCATGTGCGTCCCGTAGGGGTATTTGTCAACTCGGAGGAGCACGAAGTCATAGAGATATGTCGCAGTTATGGTATAAAAATAGTGCAGTTGCATGGCGAAGAGTCGCCCGCAATGTGTGGCTCTCTGCGCCGGCAGGGGTTCACGGTATTCAAGGCTGTAGGCATTGCGACTGCAGCCGACTTCTCCATGCTTTCTGAGTATGAAGGATGTGTCGATATGTTTCTGTTCGACACCAAGAGCCCGCAGCATGGAGGCACAGGATGTCAGTTTGACCACTCCTTGCTTGAGAAATATTCGCTCGATGTGCCATACCTTCTCAGTGGTGGTATAGGCCCGGGCGATATCGACACTGTAGTGGCGGCAATGCGTCCGGGCATGGCCGGCATAGACATTAATTCACGTTTTGAAGTCGCTCCCGGAGTAAAGAATCTCCGTGCGCTCATACAATTCATTCTTTCACTACGCTCATTCAACGAATATGAATCGGATAACACGCCTTTTTGGGAAAAATAA
- a CDS encoding indole-3-glycerol phosphate synthase TrpC, which produces MNILDRIVQSKRREVDALRAAGYYQAIATVSPVESVASMAESIRLSPTGIIAEFKRRSPSRGLINGTADVERTVEGYASEGAAACSVLTDTPFFGGAPSDLARASRVAGRCRLPLLRKDFIVSREQILEARMLGASSVLLIASVLTPCELADFAEYARSIGLETLVEIHASDELDRVTGIGADMIGVNSRNLADMSTDISHAMRMGDEVAARCGGAVIVAESGIGSIEDINNLRQYGYSGFLIGERFMRESDPVHAFHVFLTCS; this is translated from the coding sequence ATGAATATACTCGACAGAATAGTTCAATCCAAGCGCCGCGAGGTGGATGCGTTGCGGGCTGCCGGATATTATCAGGCCATTGCAACTGTCTCTCCGGTGGAATCAGTGGCATCGATGGCCGAGTCGATAAGACTGAGCCCCACAGGAATAATCGCGGAGTTTAAGCGACGCAGCCCGTCGCGCGGACTTATCAACGGTACTGCCGATGTCGAGCGTACTGTCGAGGGGTATGCCTCCGAAGGGGCTGCCGCATGCAGTGTGCTTACCGACACTCCTTTTTTCGGAGGAGCACCCTCCGATTTGGCAAGAGCAAGCCGTGTGGCAGGGCGTTGTCGGTTGCCGCTTCTGCGCAAAGATTTCATAGTAAGCCGCGAGCAGATATTGGAGGCACGCATGCTCGGAGCATCGTCGGTGTTACTTATCGCATCTGTGCTGACTCCATGCGAGCTTGCCGACTTTGCGGAATATGCTCGCTCGATAGGGCTTGAGACGCTCGTCGAGATACATGCCTCTGACGAACTTGACCGAGTGACAGGAATCGGCGCCGATATGATTGGAGTCAACTCAAGGAATCTCGCCGATATGTCGACTGATATCTCTCATGCCATGCGCATGGGCGATGAGGTGGCGGCTCGATGTGGCGGAGCTGTGATTGTAGCTGAGAGCGGTATCGGCAGTATCGAGGATATCAATAATCTGCGGCAGTACGGATACTCGGGATTTCTCATAGGTGAAAGATTTATGCGCGAGTCCGATCCGGTACATGCCTTCCATGTTTTTTTAACATGCTCTTAG
- the trpD gene encoding anthranilate phosphoribosyltransferase: MKNILGKLIEHASLSRDEARKVLLDIADGKCNDCQLAAFMTVYLMRGITLDELIGFRDAILERRLPVEFDRTDAIDIVGTGGDGKNTFNISTATCFVVAGTGRRVIKHGNYGASSVSGASSVLEYHGVRFTTDESILRRSLDESGVCYLHAPLFSPALKSVASARRQLGIRTFFNMLGPLVNPMQPRHQLMGVYSLGMMRMYHYISQYEGIECTVVHSLDGYDEISLTSPFKVAAVGGERVYRPADLGFAVVEPGELYGGDTVAEASAVFDKVLTGEGSRAQTECVLANAAFAIHTLEPHVSLLDAVEQARESIVSGRAVECFRKFLDINKA, from the coding sequence ATGAAAAATATATTAGGCAAACTTATTGAGCATGCGTCGCTGAGTCGCGACGAGGCGCGCAAAGTGCTTCTGGATATCGCCGACGGTAAATGCAACGACTGCCAGCTCGCGGCCTTCATGACAGTGTATCTGATGCGCGGCATTACACTCGACGAGCTCATTGGCTTTCGCGATGCTATCCTTGAGCGGCGGCTGCCCGTTGAGTTCGACAGGACGGATGCCATTGACATAGTCGGTACCGGCGGCGACGGAAAAAATACATTCAACATATCTACTGCCACATGCTTTGTCGTGGCTGGTACCGGACGCCGTGTAATCAAGCATGGCAACTATGGCGCAAGCTCTGTCAGCGGCGCATCCAGTGTGCTTGAGTATCATGGTGTGCGGTTTACAACCGACGAATCAATCCTGCGCAGGTCGCTTGACGAGTCTGGTGTATGCTATCTGCATGCTCCGTTGTTCAGCCCGGCTTTGAAGAGTGTGGCGTCGGCACGTCGTCAACTCGGCATACGCACATTCTTCAATATGCTCGGTCCGTTGGTCAATCCTATGCAGCCTCGTCATCAGCTTATGGGTGTGTATTCGCTCGGTATGATGCGCATGTATCATTATATTTCGCAATATGAGGGGATTGAGTGTACTGTGGTACACTCGCTCGACGGGTATGATGAGATTTCGCTTACATCACCCTTCAAGGTAGCAGCTGTCGGTGGAGAGCGTGTGTATCGTCCCGCCGATTTGGGATTTGCCGTTGTCGAGCCCGGTGAGTTGTATGGCGGCGACACCGTAGCGGAGGCGTCGGCTGTTTTTGATAAAGTTTTGACCGGCGAGGGGTCGCGAGCTCAGACCGAATGTGTGCTTGCCAACGCAGCTTTCGCTATCCATACCCTTGAACCGCATGTGTCGCTCCTCGATGCTGTAGAGCAGGCTCGTGAGTCGATAGTATCGGGGCGTGCCGTTGAATGTTTTCGCAAATTTTTAGATATCAATAAAGCATGA
- a CDS encoding anthranilate synthase component II, which produces MRLLILDNYDSFTYNIVHCVRSLGYEAEVRRNDEISIAEIDAFDKIIISPGPGIPSEAGILPRLLECYADKKSIFGVCLGHQAIAEHFGARLYNMPEVCHGVSSMMRVVAPDYIFDGLPIEFHAARYHSWAVDGESIPEHLEVTAYSLDGTVMGLRHRTLDVHGVQFHPESIMTPEGIGIIENFLCTVMK; this is translated from the coding sequence ATGAGACTTCTGATACTCGATAATTACGATTCATTCACATACAATATAGTACACTGTGTGCGCTCGCTCGGATATGAAGCCGAGGTAAGACGCAACGACGAGATTTCCATAGCTGAAATTGATGCATTCGACAAGATAATAATATCGCCCGGTCCCGGCATACCGTCGGAAGCAGGAATACTCCCGCGGTTGCTTGAATGTTATGCCGACAAAAAGTCGATATTTGGCGTGTGCCTCGGACATCAGGCCATTGCCGAACATTTCGGTGCTCGATTATATAATATGCCTGAAGTATGTCATGGTGTCAGTTCCATGATGCGTGTTGTGGCTCCCGATTATATATTCGATGGCCTCCCCATTGAGTTTCATGCGGCGCGCTACCATTCGTGGGCTGTCGACGGCGAATCCATTCCTGAGCATCTTGAAGTGACGGCATATAGCCTGGATGGTACGGTTATGGGATTGCGGCATCGCACTCTGGATGTGCATGGCGTACAGTTTCATCCCGAGTCGATAATGACTCCCGAGGGCATAGGGATTATTGAAAACTTTCTATGCACCGTGATGAAATAG
- a CDS encoding anthranilate synthase component I family protein has protein sequence MNLYINSRTIPADLQTPVAVYLRLRDLYPESALLESSDYHTTQNAKSYVGIEPMASFRVDAGGVVSMKFPDGTVESVDDAPGSMVVDALRSFVGRINIAGGTSPGLLGFTAYDAVKYFEKVAISPREERFASVPDMYYILFRYIICFDHYKNHITIVEHLDSEDTPSAIDDIVAMLHDNNLPQFPFHAVDEPRASVSDDDYCRMVEQGIAHARRGDVFQVVLSRRFEQHYIGDDFNVYRALRCVNPSPYLFYFDFGDFRIFGSSPETHLRVQDGTAYIDPIAGTFRRTGDDVRDRELADALLEDEKENAEHIMLVDLARNDLSRGGGHVEIDFLRQIRYYSHVIHMVSRVKATLPDLADVFSLFAGTFPAGTLSGAPKVRAMEIIDTLEPHSRVVYGGCIGQIGFDGSLNQAIVIRSFLSMESTLYSQAGAGIVARSMPRNELQETENKLGALAAAVKYAESFNN, from the coding sequence ATGAATCTATATATCAACTCCCGTACCATCCCGGCCGATTTGCAGACACCTGTGGCTGTATATCTCAGGCTGCGCGACCTCTACCCGGAATCGGCACTCCTTGAAAGTTCCGACTATCACACCACTCAGAATGCAAAGAGCTATGTCGGCATTGAGCCTATGGCCTCTTTTCGTGTCGATGCCGGAGGCGTTGTCTCCATGAAGTTTCCCGACGGTACGGTCGAGTCTGTCGATGATGCCCCGGGGAGCATGGTAGTCGATGCGTTACGCTCATTTGTGGGTCGTATAAATATAGCAGGGGGCACATCCCCCGGTCTGCTCGGCTTTACTGCCTACGATGCGGTTAAGTATTTCGAGAAAGTGGCGATATCTCCCAGAGAGGAGCGCTTTGCGTCTGTACCCGACATGTACTACATACTTTTCCGCTACATAATATGTTTCGACCACTATAAAAACCATATCACAATTGTAGAGCACCTCGACTCTGAGGATACTCCATCGGCTATTGACGATATTGTGGCGATGCTGCATGACAATAACTTGCCGCAGTTTCCGTTCCATGCTGTGGATGAGCCGCGTGCTTCAGTATCCGACGACGATTATTGCCGGATGGTGGAGCAGGGTATAGCTCATGCACGGCGCGGCGATGTGTTTCAGGTGGTATTGTCGCGAAGGTTTGAGCAGCATTACATCGGTGACGACTTCAATGTGTACCGCGCACTCCGCTGTGTCAATCCATCGCCTTATCTGTTTTACTTCGACTTCGGCGACTTCCGTATATTCGGCTCGTCACCGGAGACTCATCTCCGTGTACAGGATGGTACTGCATATATCGATCCTATTGCCGGCACATTCCGCCGCACAGGTGATGATGTCCGCGACCGGGAACTGGCCGATGCTCTGCTTGAGGATGAAAAGGAGAATGCCGAACATATAATGCTTGTCGACCTTGCCCGAAATGACCTGAGCCGGGGTGGGGGACATGTCGAAATCGACTTTCTGCGTCAGATTCGCTACTACTCCCATGTGATACATATGGTTTCGCGGGTCAAAGCCACACTTCCCGACCTGGCTGATGTGTTTTCGCTGTTTGCCGGCACCTTTCCTGCCGGCACACTGAGCGGAGCGCCAAAGGTGCGGGCGATGGAGATTATCGATACTCTGGAGCCGCACTCCAGGGTGGTGTATGGAGGATGTATCGGGCAGATTGGCTTTGACGGTTCACTCAACCAGGCCATTGTAATACGCAGTTTTCTAAGTATGGAAAGCACTCTATACTCTCAGGCAGGAGCGGGGATTGTGGCGCGTTCAATGCCCCGCAATGAGCTTCAGGAGACAGAAAACAAACTTGGAGCGCTTGCTGCTGCCGTGAAATACGCCGAATCGTTCAATAATTGA
- the trpB gene encoding tryptophan synthase subunit beta: MKTIAHGPAFMVDEKGYYGRFGGAYIPEILHRNVKQLSDAFAHYVDDRDFNHELDILLSDYVGRPSPLYRAARLSERYGAEIYLKREDLNHTGAHKINNAIGSVLLARRMDKKHIIAETGAGQHGVATATVCALMGMDCTVFMGATDVMRQQPNVQRMQMLGARVVAVESGNKTLKDATNEAIRYWCCHPDSFYVIGSTVGPDPYPRMVAHFQSVISREMKAQLLEHTGREFPDAVVACVGGGSNAAGAFYHFIDNQDVRLIAAEAAGMGVDTDMTAATISVGTEGIIHGARTMVMQTPDGQIVEPYSISAGLDYPGIGPLHAHLADCGREEVVAITDREALDAAMLLTRTEGIIPALESAHALAALERIRFESGQTIVVNLSGRGDKDMHTYLSNLPSDFGR; encoded by the coding sequence ATGAAAACTATCGCACATGGGCCTGCATTTATGGTGGATGAGAAAGGCTACTACGGACGTTTCGGTGGCGCTTATATTCCTGAGATTCTGCATCGTAATGTGAAGCAACTTTCAGATGCTTTTGCCCACTATGTAGATGACCGTGATTTTAATCATGAACTGGACATACTACTTTCCGATTATGTTGGGCGTCCGTCGCCGCTTTATCGTGCCGCACGTCTCAGTGAGCGCTATGGAGCTGAAATATACCTCAAGCGCGAGGATTTAAACCACACCGGAGCACATAAAATCAACAATGCCATAGGTTCGGTACTCCTTGCGCGGCGCATGGACAAAAAACATATTATCGCCGAGACGGGAGCCGGACAGCATGGCGTCGCGACCGCTACAGTGTGTGCGCTTATGGGGATGGACTGTACAGTCTTCATGGGAGCCACCGATGTCATGCGTCAGCAGCCCAATGTACAGCGCATGCAGATGCTCGGAGCGCGTGTCGTAGCCGTAGAGTCTGGCAACAAGACCCTTAAGGATGCTACCAACGAGGCTATCCGCTACTGGTGTTGCCATCCTGATAGCTTCTATGTGATAGGCTCTACCGTTGGCCCCGACCCATATCCACGTATGGTCGCCCACTTCCAGTCGGTAATCAGTCGGGAGATGAAGGCCCAGTTGCTGGAGCATACGGGACGCGAATTTCCCGATGCCGTGGTTGCATGTGTGGGAGGCGGAAGCAATGCCGCCGGCGCTTTCTATCATTTTATAGATAATCAGGATGTGCGTCTCATAGCGGCCGAGGCTGCCGGAATGGGAGTTGATACCGATATGACTGCCGCTACTATAAGTGTCGGTACAGAAGGTATAATACATGGAGCCCGCACTATGGTGATGCAGACTCCCGACGGACAGATTGTAGAGCCATATTCAATATCGGCCGGACTTGACTATCCCGGTATCGGGCCGCTTCACGCACATCTTGCCGACTGCGGCCGCGAGGAGGTGGTGGCCATAACCGACCGTGAGGCCCTTGATGCCGCCATGCTTCTTACCCGTACCGAAGGCATAATTCCCGCCTTGGAGTCGGCGCATGCGCTTGCTGCGCTTGAGCGGATTCGTTTCGAGTCAGGGCAGACGATAGTGGTAAATCTTTCCGGTCGCGGTGACAAGGATATGCATACATATCTTTCCAATCTGCCGTCGGATTTCGGCAGATGA